The genomic window GTTGGAATGGGTATGAAGACTAATGCTTCTGTAGATGGACGTAAAAAGGGAGAACCAATTTCCGATAATATGGGACCAGTTCATACTGCTGGTGGTGCACACGATATTTCTGGACCAACAGCTATTGCAAACTCTGTAAGTAAAGTGGATCACAGTCTTGCAACAAACGGTACATTACTAAACCTTAAATTCCCAGTAGAAGCTGTAGCAGGAGTGGAAGGAAGAGACAACTTGGTAAGTTATATAGAGGAGTATCTTGCAAAGAAGGGGATGCATGTACAATTTAATGTTATGAGCTCAGAAACATTGAGAGCAGCGCAGAAGAACCCTGAAAAGTACAAAGATATGCTTGTACGTGTGGCAGGATACAGTGCATACTTCGTAGAGCTTGGTAAACCATTACAAGAAGACTTAATTCAACGTACAGAATTACACTTCTAATTAGTTATTTAACAATTTTAAAAAATAAAAAAGGAGAATATTATGATTTTTGAATTCGGTTTTTTAATTGTTGGTTTAATGCAAATTTTTGCATTCTTTGTTCAAGGTACTACAGGATTTGGTGCTACTGTTATTTCTGCTCCAGTTACAAATGGAATATTAGGTATACCAGTGGGAGTACCTTATGGAACAATTATCTGTATTCCTTTTTTATACTACTTAGCAATCAAAGGAAGAAAGGATATTTCTTGGAAAGACTTAGCTAGTATTGTTCTCGGTTGTGCACCGGGGCTTATAATTGGACAAAAACTATTTTATAAAATGAGTCCTCAAACTGCAAAAATATCCATTGGATCAATGATTATCTTAATAGCTGTTATGAATATTTACAAGCACATCATTAAGCCTCTAATGTTAAATGGAGAAGAGGAAGCTCCAGTTGAAGATAATATTGTAAGAAAAATCTTCAGATACGGATGTCTTATCCTAGGTGGAGTAGTACACGGAGCATTCAACATCGGTGGTCCACTTATCACTGTTTATACTCTGGAAGCTGTAAAGGACAAAAAGAAGTTTAGAAATACTATGACAAGCTTATGGTGTATTCTAAACGTTTGGAATGCATTTAACCAGTATAGAAATGGATTATTTGTTCCAAGATTAGGAATGTCTTTACTTGTAGGGATGCCATTTGCAACATTAGGATTCTGGTTAGGAATGAACTTCTTAGAAAAGATCAATAAAGCACAGTTCTTAAGAATAGTATATTTAATCTTATTCTTCATTGGAATTAACATGACTGTTAGAAGTTTACCAGTAATTCCTAAAAACTTACAAGGTGCTATAATCGTGATTCCAGTTATCATAGTAGCAGCACTTCTTATAATTCTTGAGAAAAGAACTAGAGCAGCAAAGCTAGCAACAAATTAATCGATATATTATTTTTGGGAACTTACTTAAAAGTTTAACAGTTTTTTAAAGGAGAACAATAAATGAAAGATTTTAATTTTAAAATACCACAAAATATTGAGTTCGGAATAGGAAGTTTAAAAAAACTTCCAGAAATATTGAGAGAGAATAATTCAAATCATGTATTCTTAATCTCTGATAGAGGTCTAGAAAGTATAGGTGTTGTAAAGAAAGTCCAGGAGATCATAGAATCTGGAGGAATTAAATGTACATCTTACCTAGATGTAATACCTAATCCAACAATAGATGTTGTAGATGAAGCTAACGCATTATACAAAGAGTGTGGATCAACAAGTATTGTTGCCCTTGGTGGAGGAAGTCCACTAGATGTAGCGAAAGCTGTAGGAGTACTTGCTAAATATGGAGGAAAGATCACAGACTACGAAGGGTTGCATAAAGTTCCGGGACCAATTGTACCTATGATCGCAATCCCTACAACTGCAGGAACAGGAAGTGAAGCAACGGCTTCATCTGTAATTACTGATGAATCTAGAAACTATAAGTTTTCAATAGTTAGTTATGAAACACTTCCAAAATACGCAGTTTTGGATCCAGAACTAATTATGACAGCACCAGCATCAATAGCTTCTTCTTGTGGTGTAGATGCACTGATTCATGCGATAGAAGCATACCTTTCAAAACATGCTTCACCATTTTCAGACGCAATGGCTGAAAAAGCAATGGAGTTAATCGGAAAAAATCTACGTAGATTTGTAGCAGACAGAACAGATAAAGAAGCTGCATTTGGAATGATGTCAGGATCTAATTTTGCCGGGATCTCATTTGCATGGGCAAGACTTGGAAATGTACATGCCATGAGTCATCCGGTAAGTGCTTTCTGCCACGTACCGCATGGTGTAGCAAACTCGGTTCTTCTCCCAACAGTTATGGAATATAATGCTCTTGTTGACAACGGTCGTTATGAAAAGATTTATAACTATATCCGTGAAGATAATGAAGCAGTACAAGATTTTAAACCAGAGATGCTTGTAGAAGAGATCAAGAAATTAAATGCAGATCTTGGAATTCCAAAATCACTTTCAGAAGTAGGAGTTAAAGAAGAGATGATTGAGGATATGGCAAAGGATGCCATGAAGAGCGGTAATGTTCTTGCAAACCCAAGAGATACAAATCTTGACGATATGATAGAACTTTATAAGAAAGCATTATAAAAGGAGTTTTTATAAAAAAATATCCCAAATGCTTATGGAATTTTCAAAGCATTTGGGAGTTTCTTTTGTAGAAACTAAAAGAGTAGTTTCCAGGGGATAATCGTGTGGTTGCCATAAAACCTTGGAGTTTGCTTAACTTGTGAAGATATTATCTAAAATTATTGAATTTCATAACCTTTTTATATTAAAGTTTATGCAAATAAAGCGAGTAATGTTAAATTTTTATGATATAATATTATAAGCTTTAAGGAGGATAAGATTATGGTAATGAAAAGAGAATATGGGAAAGAGCAACCTTACATTCCAGCTGGCCCTTTCAAAATTAGACTACCATTTATACATTTAAAGTTTGAGAAGCTTGATTTTTATCAGGGATTACTATTGTGTGCTGTATGTTTGGGAGCTATTCCTATGTTACAAGAATATTTAGGAATGCCTTTTGAAGTGGCAATGACTATTGTTGTTTTAAATGGAGTTGTTTATTTTCTTCATATATTATTAGGGGATCCTGTTATACCTGGGTGGATCACACCAGCTATCCCACTAGTTATGTTATATGTTAGCCAATATCCTGTCGGACCCGAGAGAGTTCATGCATTGATAGCATTCCAATTTTCTTTAGGATTACTAGCTATTTTTTTAGGGATTACAGGTCTTGGAAAAAAAGTTACCTCCATTGTCCCTGATGCTATGAAATCAGGTGTTATTTTAGGTGCAGGAATTGCTGCTATTAATTCGGTTATGAAAAAAGGTGGAAATTTTGAAAAATATCCTATCTCTATCGTAATTTGTATAGGTGTTGGTTTTTATTTTTTATTTTCAAGCCATTTTAAAAGTAAAAGGAACCTCAATAAATTTACTAAAATTCTTAGTGATATGGGATCTCTTCCCATAATTATACTTGCACTAATATTAGGACCATTAGTAGGTGAAGTAGATTTGCCTAATATTCAATGGGGAATTACAACGCTTGCATTTAGAGAATTAATTAGTAATTGGACTATTTTTGGATTAGGATTACCTCCTGCAAAAATGTTTGTTAGCGGACTTCCTGTTGTAATATCGTGTTATATTATACTTTTTGGAGATATGATTCAGACTCAATCTTTACTAGAAGATGCTAGTAAAAAAAGACCTGATGAAATTATAGACTATAATACTAATCGTTCTCACCTGATTTTTGGATTAAGAAATATATTTATGTCTGTTTTTGGGCCTGACCTTACTATGTGTGGACCACTTGCAGCTGCAATGCAGGTAGTACTTTGTGAAAGATATAAAAATGGTAGAGAAACAATGGACTCAATTCATGGAGGGGCTATTTCTTATAGGTACGGAACTACACTTGGATATTTCCTTCTTCCTATTGTTACATTAGTTAAACCTATATTAGGAATTGCTCTCGCTGCAACCATGTTTATTCAAGGGTATGTCTCCGTTAAAGTTGGAATTATGAAATCAAGAACATCTAATGATTTAGGAATTGCTGGAATCATGGCTGCTATCATAGCTACTAGAGGAGCTGCCTGGGGTCTTGCATCTGGAATTCTTCTTTGTGGATTTGTTAATATTGAAAGAAATGAGGCATTCGAATCTACATTATTAGAAGAAGCTCAATCTGATAATATTGATAGTCTTGAAAGTTATTAAGAAGAGGTCATAGTTAGTGAAAAAAGTAAGTTAAATGAAGCATAGAATGTTTCAAAAGAGTGGCGTGTCTTTTTGACACACCACTTTATTAATTTTGGGGTATGGTAAAAATATTTATCATTATTTTTATTGTCAAAGAACTGTTTTTACCCGGGATATTATTTACATCTGTAATGCTATTCCCACATTTATGTGTCTTTCAGGAAACTTTTCCTGAAACATCGATGTTTTAGTGGACTTAGTTAGGTCTGCATCTAACACAACCACATCTTTATTTAAATTCCCCAGTTCAACAAGGGCTTCTCCATATGCCGTTCTTGTAGCTTTCTTTGCCATTATTTATGCCTCCGAATATTAGTTTTCGATCTTCTCTACGTGCTCTAGTTCAGATATTGCCCTTGCTGTTTCCTCTTCATTTGGAGCTACTCCGTGTAATCCACATACGTTTTCCATAAATGAGACTCCCTTACCTTTGGTGGTTTCACAGATTATTATTGTTGGCTGACACTTACACTCTTTTGCACTTGCAAGAACCTGTAAAATAGAATCCATATCATGCCCGTCTATCTTCAAAACATTCCATCCGAATGCTTCCCATTTTTTATCAAGTGGTTCTACTCCCATGATCTGATCTACATTTCCGTCTATCTGAAGGTTATTGAAATCTACAAAAGCACAGACGTTATCTAGCTTATAATGAGCCGCTGTCATTGCAGCTTCCCATATCTGCCCTTCCTGCAATTCTCCATCTCCCATCAGTACATAAGTTCTGTAGTCTTTTTTTAGATATTTTTGCAGATAAGGCCATTCCGTT from uncultured Ilyobacter sp. includes these protein-coding regions:
- a CDS encoding sulfite exporter TauE/SafE family protein; amino-acid sequence: MIFEFGFLIVGLMQIFAFFVQGTTGFGATVISAPVTNGILGIPVGVPYGTIICIPFLYYLAIKGRKDISWKDLASIVLGCAPGLIIGQKLFYKMSPQTAKISIGSMIILIAVMNIYKHIIKPLMLNGEEEAPVEDNIVRKIFRYGCLILGGVVHGAFNIGGPLITVYTLEAVKDKKKFRNTMTSLWCILNVWNAFNQYRNGLFVPRLGMSLLVGMPFATLGFWLGMNFLEKINKAQFLRIVYLILFFIGINMTVRSLPVIPKNLQGAIIVIPVIIVAALLIILEKRTRAAKLATN
- a CDS encoding iron-containing alcohol dehydrogenase; its protein translation is MKDFNFKIPQNIEFGIGSLKKLPEILRENNSNHVFLISDRGLESIGVVKKVQEIIESGGIKCTSYLDVIPNPTIDVVDEANALYKECGSTSIVALGGGSPLDVAKAVGVLAKYGGKITDYEGLHKVPGPIVPMIAIPTTAGTGSEATASSVITDESRNYKFSIVSYETLPKYAVLDPELIMTAPASIASSCGVDALIHAIEAYLSKHASPFSDAMAEKAMELIGKNLRRFVADRTDKEAAFGMMSGSNFAGISFAWARLGNVHAMSHPVSAFCHVPHGVANSVLLPTVMEYNALVDNGRYEKIYNYIREDNEAVQDFKPEMLVEEIKKLNADLGIPKSLSEVGVKEEMIEDMAKDAMKSGNVLANPRDTNLDDMIELYKKAL